The Neodiprion lecontei isolate iyNeoLeco1 chromosome 6, iyNeoLeco1.1, whole genome shotgun sequence sequence ATACATCTTGACCACACTAACTCCAATATGGTCTAGAAAAGGgttctttttttacaatcatcaattattattctccGGTTGCTTTATCCACTATGTTTGCTTCTCCTACTTTGACCGTGACTCTCTGGCGTATAATAAAAtgcattaattaaatttttacctACATTCGCCATCATGCGCGTTTTTGTTGCAAATCCGGGAATACGTATCATACAATATACCTGCTGATTTTTGTGCCTGAATTACTCGTTCAtctatttattcaatttgattgCGTTCTTTTTCTATTCCCTTCAATTAtgttaatttaaatttttcttttttatttaaatcttctcataattctaactttattttacatttcttgCGTACTTTCTCATTCtttgggggtggggggggaggggagggaaaaaaagaaaattgaacaatttccTCACTTTTCAAACTAGGCGAACTCCAACTCGGTCTCTATCGCTAGAGAACTAtgacgtatgtatatacatagaaTGATACGTGCAAAACGGCGTCTTGTGTATGATATAATAAAGCAACCGTCGGATTCCGCAGTGTTCCAGTTTTTTAAAACCGAGAAATGTATCGAGTGCTACAATTCGTGCAAGCAACGAATCttgtcctcctcctcttccttcCCTCACTTGTCCCCTTTTCTCCGGCAGAGGCCAATTGTGTTACTCACTTCACTGTTTTTCGTCCATAATTTCCTCTCTATCATTCATGCTTTACATATCAATTTGTCGCCGTCTTCGGGCCGTCATGGCCTAGAAATGAACGTCCCTCACGTCGGTCGGCGTTCCCGCTTTCCCatattcaagaattttttcctgACCCGTGTTCTGGTCCCCCACCGGCCTCTGCGGAGGCCCCCCAACTACGCTTCCGGAAGTCACGGACGTATGTCCCCCGGTTCCTTGTGCCTGGGACGACACCATCTCTTCTATCTGCACGAGACATCCCTGCAGATAATCCTGCAATGGCAATGGAGAACAGAAATTATTCAATCGAACGTTCGAGAGTATTACATCATAATTAAAGATCCAAATAGTTGCAAaagtatgtgtgtgtgtgtgtgtgggggGGACGGGGAAGGAGCTGTGAAACCAAACTTGTTTATGAATGAATACCGACTGCATTATCTCGGCTGCATCACGTGTGTAAAATAGCAGACGTATGAGAGTAAAAGTGAAACAAGACTTTGCACGAgtaaaaaggagaaaaatctttcaagagaacaaaaaatgaGCAAAGAAATCGGCAGAGTTTCCCGTTCCTTGACAGATGGCGCGATGTTACCCCGATAGCTGTGAATCGGCCCCTAGACCCCATGCCAAGTCCATTGAGAGACTTTATTTATAAATCTGCAGCGAGTGCGAAAGTATAATGCGTGAATGATTGTGTGTGTGCCGCGAAGATGAATCATATTGTCTGACTGTGCGAGGTTGCATGGCAGAGGGTTGGCGACGATACGGCGTTACATCGTGTCTCTTTCGCATTTCATCCTTCAGCCGACATTTCGCTGCTTCGTTTCTTTCCATTCCTCTCTTTGGGCGTAACACATATGCCAGGCACCTGTTCTCACATCCCGTACCGATTTTTTGCTAAAAGTCTACCCGTACAGCCTGCAGGCCGCAGGGGCTCGAGTCAAAGTTGTGAATGGCAACTGTACTTGCATATACTCgtttataaatacatacgcGTGCATGATATGCAACACATTTGCCGTTTCAAAGTCGAGCGACGAACaaaaggaaatgaaataaaacaaactaaCGAAAGCGACGTCttacatacatgcatgcataGGTATATTGTATACAACGTACCATTTAAACGGCACTCTCAGCCTATCACGATGCACAAGTAGAGAGAAAAGGTGGTGAGCCAAAGGCAGAagacggaaaaaaagaagaagaagaagaagaagaagaagagcaaCGAGGATATGACGCGTAAAATGTTCAAAAACGAAGAGGAAACGggggaagaaaagaaaaaggacgAAAAACCCGCGGTGCAGAACAATGGGTTATGGCACACACATAGTATATCATTAAACATACATGTGTATCGtgtatcgtatatatatatatagtacaagtataaatatatatacacaaaccTGTTCGATAGCGGTGATGCGGGTTAACTCGTCGAGAAGACGGGGCAGACCGTAACCGCTTTTACGCGTCCAGTCAAGACCGTGTAAAGCCGCCGCGACGCTGGCTGCCGCAATCATGCTCGGTGTGTACATCGAGAACTTGTATTCTGCAACAAAAGCGAAAATTTCTTCACATTCGCTTGTGCATAAGTGCATTTATAACATtgcctttctttctttctttttttctttctttctttctttctttctttctttctttctttctttctttcttttctttctttactttGTCGGGCGCATCGATCCGCTCTCACATCTATTCATCTCAGCAACAACCGGGGAAACGGAGGAACATATTTGCATGAGCGTTGAAATTGAATCGTTTCTCTATACACAAAATTGCACGGACATGCGTGTAATACGCAAGTCGATCCACATCCGTAATTACACTCccttattattttctcataaCAGTTTAAGCAGCCAGAGTTTATACGATCGACTACGAACGAGACGGGAGAGCGAAGAAGAAGGCAATGGCATCGTATTCGCTCTCACGTTCGCCGCAAGTCCGTGCGTGACAAATCGGCGCGGGTGCACGAGGCGCGCACCTTCTCAATTCTGCTGTAGGTATTTACAAGGTGGCGAACGCAGAGAGCGCGAATCACAAGCGGAGACTCTGTGCCCGTGAATGTATGTGTGCAAACTGTAATACGTGTGCAGAACGGAGGAAGGTTGCCGGCTCCTCGCAATCAGCGGTATACGAGGTATAATACCTACCACCTACCACCTACCGTATAGCCGGTTAATTCACCTCCCGCATTCCGGATACGCAATCTCAGCCGCAGACCTACTACGACGCGAGAAGATCGATTCGCGATAGTGTGCTACGTTAGGTACGTACATGCTCGAGCTTCGAGACGCGAACGGAAAGCGAAAAACGGAAACCGAAACGCGAAGCGAGACGCTGTAACCGTGCCCCGGAGCTTTTCGTAAGGATCGTTAAACGAATAACCCTGTGTACGTTTGTACACGAAGTGAATTCCCAACGACTGCTGGTGATCCGTCCGACGTACAATCCGAGAGCGGCTGTTCGCCAGGATGACCTGAAACCGTCATTTCGCCGCCCTGTATCAAACctcaaaaattattactgCACTGAGTACGAGCACGAttggcaaaatttttgaggttatacttacgacggttggtcaccctggaAAACAGCCGTCTTCGGATTGTAGCgcgtgcgcattaaattttaaGCAAACGACGGACCGTGCAGTTGCTAGAATTCACTCCGTATACGGTATACTCAATGACAGTCGACGCAAGCTTGACGATTACGTCTGTGCAGGTTCGCAATACGCCGGTTTCCTAAATATTGTTGcttaaacgttgaaaaaatatcccgCAACGTATGCAAACTGTATTTCGAATGTACGATGTGGAGgttaggggggggggggggggggaggctTGAAACCAGTCGACGCTGCGGTGCGCGTGGACGAACGCTCTCAAGGCTAGCGAcgatatgtataaaatatcggTGTGCACgttgtatatacgtataacaatgaaatgtaacaaaaCAAATGTGTAATACGTAAATTGACACGGAGAAAATGCCTCGGTAATTTTTAGTGAACGGCGTGCGTTAAAATTATCGACATAGTTGCGGTAATGGGAGTAACAGaggaataaaattatgaacaaaaaagaaaacgttttTCGGTGCCCTATTCAATTAATTACCTGTACCAGGAATAAGTCGACTGAATTATCATTGGATCGAgtatgaattaattttctagcgtcgcattatttcaatcaaataaaGTTGTTTCTGCCGGTCTATCAATACCATTACAATACGTTCGATACAGCAAATATACGAATACAGAGCCATCAACCCCGAGCCAATGACAAACAGTTTGCGGGAAATGGCGCGGTActgaatttaaattgaaaGATAAAAACGAAATACGAATAAAAGTTAGTTACTATTTATAAAACGATGAGAGGTTTATACGGTGCTGCAATCTTATCAAACTGACTTCGTTCCCAAAGTATTTAGTCCagacaataaaaataaatctctttTACTTATTTGCTATTTCGAAATCTTGCCGACTTAATGTTTCTAGTAAAATTATCGAAGAAACGTTTCGAAACGTAGCGATAGCCCAACTTAACCCAAGGGCATGTTTGAGGTAACGAAAAGTGGTCGAAAAAAATCAGCTTTAGCTATCAATGAAGATGGTTAAACATCCGAgtcaaattgaagaaatacaTCCTACGAGAACGAAAGCGACATGGGGGCTTCGGTGTAAGGAAATCCAACAATAAGCGTTCGCCGATAAAATCGGATCGAGCGTCCCTGGGGTTCCAATTACAAATGCACATATTATTTCTTATTCAGGTTGTTAATCCGGGgcacatacatacgtacgtacgtacgtgttataccttatacctaccGATCGCATCTACCGCGAGCCATCGAAGCGACCCGCGCATTGGGTCTAAAACTCGGTCGCTGTGATATTACAATGCCAGCAATACCGCCTCGCGTGTACCTATAGGTATAATGCAATCGGACAAGTTGGGTACAGGGGCGTAGCTAAATGTTGCTTGCGATTAAGCGTCGTAAAGACATTGACCAAATTGATCGGAAAAATTGCGCCCATTCAGTTTCCTTGGGTTGTCCAACGAATTGTACGGACACTTTCATCGAAATCTATTCAGAAAAATGTCATCTACCGTTGCTAGTTGAActaattttaatcaaatttcacGCCGGAGGATTGCCTGCGACTTCGTACGCGAGAAACGAGTTAATACTGTAATTGAAGCTCGTTAGAGGGAATAGCTGGCCGAGATCCGAAAGAAAATGTATACTCTGCCAGACTGTATAATCTTTCGCTATTACGCTACTGCGTAAGTCGCATACCCGAGAGAGATCTGGTCTTCGCACGTGCCCTTGTCGCGTTTAAGCTTTAGTTGGTCGTGGGTATAAGGTATGTGTAAGCAAGCTCAACAGGAGGGGTTGCCCGCTACTGCCTAGTTTGGCCCGTGGGAAGCGATCCGGTCCAGCCGGCGTGCGAGCGAAACGAGCTCTGGTCAAGAGGAGAGGAGTATctttgctgaatttttttgccaCCGAGTCGCGATATaacgaccgaccgaccgagagacgaaggaagaggaggaagaggaggcaGAGGATGAAGGAAGGGCGAAGGGAGGGGCCGCAGGCTGCCGTCAGGGCATTTAAACGCGTGCAGCAACAGCAATCTTTAAACCATTAAAGGTCTCCGGCGCGTCTGCATCTTTCGCTGTTTGTATTGCAGTGGAATACAACCTTTTTCGCAATCGAGTTTATACCGTATTACGATATCGCAGATGCTTAGCAGCGTAGCTGCGGAATAATTAGCGATCAAACGCAGAGACTCGTCTGCGATGTATTATACAGAATTGGCGatatttacgtatatattttactcTCGCTAAATCTTTCCGGGCGGTTCCTCCGTTACTTTCGGGTAAGATGGACAGAAATTCGATATCTCACCTCTCGCGCTGAGGGCAATGAAGGTCTGCGCGTGTCTCCGAATCATCCGGGAGTCCCAGGCTGGTGGATCAACCGGTAAACGGCTGAGGATGTGTAGAAGGAAGTCGCCCGGCGTCACCGCTGACAACTCCCACTTAAGCTTCGACACAACCAGCTGTTCCCACCGCTGTAACACATTCGTAAAATGCAGGGTATACGTCAGTAATGTGGTAGGTACAGGTATGAGTTTCATTCGTCGGTCAaacattaaaatttaaaagaagaagaagaaacgcgttaaaaaaagaagaacacCTTACACAATATACAGTCCGCAGCGAAACTTGCATAAGACAACTCTGTACCAGCATACATAAATAGCGAGTGACTTGATTCGTTACATTGAAAAAACGTTAAACATTTTCCCTACGACTACGTCGTTTGCAacaagaatatatatatgaataaatttcgattgaTTTCATTGCAAAGCGCTTTAGGCGCCG is a genomic window containing:
- the LOC107219547 gene encoding G1/S-specific cyclin-D2 isoform X1; its protein translation is MDLLCCETTETECRAYADPALLNDDRVLQNLLKSEERYAPSSSYFECVQRDISPMMRKIVAEWMLEVCEEQKCQEEVFPLSMNYVDRFLSICPIRKSQLQLLGTACLLLSSKLREPRPLSAEVLVFYTDNSVSFDDLWRWEQLVVSKLKWELSAVTPGDFLLHILSRLPVDPPAWDSRMIRRHAQTFIALSAREYKFSMYTPSMIAAASVAAALHGLDWTRKSGYGLPRLLDELTRITAIEQDYLQGCLVQIEEMVSSQAQGTGGHTSVTSGSVVGGPPQRPVGDQNTGQEKILEYGKAGTPTDVRDVHF
- the LOC107219547 gene encoding G1/S-specific cyclin-D2 isoform X2, whose protein sequence is MRKIWRTLQVCEEQKCQEEVFPLSMNYVDRFLSICPIRKSQLQLLGTACLLLSSKLREPRPLSAEVLVFYTDNSVSFDDLWRWEQLVVSKLKWELSAVTPGDFLLHILSRLPVDPPAWDSRMIRRHAQTFIALSAREYKFSMYTPSMIAAASVAAALHGLDWTRKSGYGLPRLLDELTRITAIEQDYLQGCLVQIEEMVSSQAQGTGGHTSVTSGSVVGGPPQRPVGDQNTGQEKILEYGKAGTPTDVRDVHF